The genomic window GCGCGGTGCCGTCGATCAGCAGCGGCACCAGGGCGATGCCGGCCGACAGCGCCGTCATCAGCACCGGGGTCATCCGTTCCAGGCTCGCCCGGATCACGAGATCGGGGCCGAGCGGCAGGCCCTCGTCGCGGCTGAGGTTGAGCATGTGGCTGATCTTGAGGATGCCGTTGCGGGCGACGATGCCGGTGAGCGTGACGAAGCCGATCATCGAGGCCACCGAGAGCGGCAGGCCGGCGATCCCCAGGGCGGCGACGCTGCCGATCAGGGCCAGCGGGACGTTGCCCATCACGATCAGCGCCAGCGGCACCGAGCGGTAGCGCCCGTGCAGCAGGGCGAAGACGAGGGCGAGCGAGACGAGGCTGAGCCCGCCGATGGTGCGCACGGCCTCCCCTTGCGCCTCGTCGGTGCCCTCCAGACGCGCGCTCACGCCCTCCGGCAGGCGCGTCCCGTCGAGGACCCGGCGGATGCCGGCGACGATTCCGCCCATGTCGGTCCGGCCGTCGGAATTGGCCTGGACGACGATGCGCCGCCGCCCGTTCTCGCGAAGGATCTGGTTCGGACCGTCGGTCTCGCGGATGTCGGCGATCTCGCGGGCGGGCACCCAGCCCGAGGGCGTCTCGATCAGCAGGTCGCCGAGCGCCTGCGGGCTGCGCCGATCCTCCGGCAGGCGCAGGGTCACGTCGAAGCGGCGCGGTCCGTCGGCGATGGTCGAGAGGGTGCGGCCGTTGGCGAGGCGCGCAATCGTCTCGACCACGCTCGACGGCGACACGCCGTAGAGCGCGGCGCGGCCGTGATCGACCCGGATGTCGAGCTGCGGCACCCGCACCTGCCGCTCGACCTGAAGGTCGGTGACGCCGGGCACCTCGGCCGCGATCCTCTCGCGGACGCCCTCGGCCGCGGAACGCAGCGCGTCGAGGTCGTCCCCGAACAGCTTGAGCGCGATCTCGGCGCGCACGCCCGAGAGCATGTGGTCGAGCCGGTGCGAGATCGGCTGACCGACATTGACCGTCACCGGCAGGGCGGAGAGCCGCTCGCGGATCTCGGCGATCACCGTCTCGCGGGGCCGGCCGGCCTTCAGACGCACTTCGAGATCGGAGGAGTGGACGCCCTCGGCATGCTCGTCGAGTTCGGCCCGGCCGGTGCGGCGCCCGACGGTCGCGGCCTCGGGCACGTCGAGGACGAGCCGTTCGGCGATTCCTCCGACGCGGCTGCTCTCGGCCAGCGAGATGCCGGGACGGAAGGTGACGTTGATCGTCAGCGAGCCCTCGTTGAAGGCCGGCAGGAAGGCGCGGGGCAGGTGCGCGGCGGCCACGCCCGCCCCGACGACGCAGAGCGCGACGCTCGCGACCAGCGAGCGCGGATGGGCGAGGGCCCCCTTCAGCAGCGCCGCATTGCCGGCCTTCAGCCGGCGCACCAGGGCCGGCTCGTGCCCGGCCGGCGAGCGCAGGCCCGGCAGCAGCCAGGAGGCGAGCACCGGCGTCAGGGTGACCGAGACCAGCAGGCTCGCCAGGATCGCGACGATGTAGGCCTGCCCCAGCGGCGCGAACAGCCGGCCCTCGATGCCCGACAGCGCGAACAGCGGCACGAAGACGAGCACGATGATCGCCGTGGCGTAGACGATGCCCGAGCGCACCTCGCCGGAGGCGGCCACCACGACATCGAACACGCTGCGGGGCGAGCCCTCGGCCCGGTTCTCGCGAAGCCTGCGAAAGATGTTCTCGACGTCGACCACCGCGTCGTCGACCAGCTCGCCGATGGCGATGGCGAGCCCGCCCAGCGTCATGGTGTTGATCGAGAAGCCGAGTCCCCAGAACACCAGGGCGGTGGTCAGGATCGACACCGGAATCGCGGTGAGCGAGATCAGCGTGGTGCGGGCGTTCATCAGGAAGGCGAACAGCACCACCGCGACGACGGCGACCGCCTCGATCAGCACCCGCTCGACGTTGCCGAGCGAGGTCTCGATGAAGTCGGCCTGCCGGAACAGGATCTTTTGGGCATCCATGCCCTTCGGCAGGGTCGGCGCGATCTCCTTCAGCGCCGCCTCGACCGCCTGCGTCAGGCGCACCGTGTCGATGCCGGGCTGCTTCTCGACCGAGAGGATCACGGCCGGTTCCCCCCGGTAGCCGGCGTCGCCGCGCTTCGGCCGGGCGGCGAAGGCCACCTCGGCGATCTGGCGCAGGTAGACCCGGCCCTCGATCGCCGGGTTGCCGGTCCCCGGCAGGTCGGCCGCCGCGGTCGCCCCCTGCGGGCCGGTCGGGATCGTGAGGTTGCGCAGATCTTCCAGGCTCAGGGTGCGGCCGATGTTGCGGATCAGGATTTCGCGGGCGTCGGCATCGCTGAACCCGCCGCCGGCATTGGTGCCGAAGCCGGAGAGCGCGTTGGCCAGAGCCTCGTTGCCGACGCCGAGCGCGCGCATCGCCGCCGGGTTCGGGCTGACGCGGAACTGGCGCACCTCGCCGCCGATCGGGATCACCTGGGCCACGCCGGGGATCGAGAGCAGGCGCGGCCGCAGGGTGAAATCGGCGGTCTCGCGCACCTGCATCGGGCTCGAACCCTCGCCGGTCACCGCGAC from Methylorubrum populi includes these protein-coding regions:
- a CDS encoding efflux RND transporter permease subunit codes for the protein MFALLVRGALLNRVLVLAICLALVLAGGLALTRLPVDVLPDLNRPTVTVMTEAEGYAPPEVEQLVTYPIETRMNGLPGVTRVRSVSSAGLSIVTVEFGWETDLYRDRQFVAERLALIRSEMPANVVPQMGPVASIMGGILLVAVTGEGSSPMQVRETADFTLRPRLLSIPGVAQVIPIGGEVRQFRVSPNPAAMRALGVGNEALANALSGFGTNAGGGFSDADAREILIRNIGRTLSLEDLRNLTIPTGPQGATAAADLPGTGNPAIEGRVYLRQIAEVAFAARPKRGDAGYRGEPAVILSVEKQPGIDTVRLTQAVEAALKEIAPTLPKGMDAQKILFRQADFIETSLGNVERVLIEAVAVVAVVLFAFLMNARTTLISLTAIPVSILTTALVFWGLGFSINTMTLGGLAIAIGELVDDAVVDVENIFRRLRENRAEGSPRSVFDVVVAASGEVRSGIVYATAIIVLVFVPLFALSGIEGRLFAPLGQAYIVAILASLLVSVTLTPVLASWLLPGLRSPAGHEPALVRRLKAGNAALLKGALAHPRSLVASVALCVVGAGVAAAHLPRAFLPAFNEGSLTINVTFRPGISLAESSRVGGIAERLVLDVPEAATVGRRTGRAELDEHAEGVHSSDLEVRLKAGRPRETVIAEIRERLSALPVTVNVGQPISHRLDHMLSGVRAEIALKLFGDDLDALRSAAEGVRERIAAEVPGVTDLQVERQVRVPQLDIRVDHGRAALYGVSPSSVVETIARLANGRTLSTIADGPRRFDVTLRLPEDRRSPQALGDLLIETPSGWVPAREIADIRETDGPNQILRENGRRRIVVQANSDGRTDMGGIVAGIRRVLDGTRLPEGVSARLEGTDEAQGEAVRTIGGLSLVSLALVFALLHGRYRSVPLALIVMGNVPLALIGSVAALGIAGLPLSVASMIGFVTLTGIVARNGILKISHMLNLSRDEGLPLGPDLVIRASLERMTPVLMTALSAGIALVPLLIDGTAPGKEILHPVAVTIFGGLMSATLLDAVLTPVLVLRFGRGAFARLHEPASRDSLQAPAREAF